In the Malus domestica chromosome 16, GDT2T_hap1 genome, one interval contains:
- the LOC103425268 gene encoding disease resistance protein RPV1-like: MEFIGFFQVFIIVTAIITLLYTCFRSLKFSCWPFYTSFSSSADDDDDDIPAPREKYDGDDIPPPKYDVFISFRGEDTRTTITSHLHRALLQKKIETYIDNRLVSGGEIAPALLEAIEKSTLSLVIFSQNYASSTWCLDELAHILHCREKYGQLVIPIFYGTDPSTVRKQKGSYEVAFAQLEKRFKGNIGKVNVWRDALTTAANLSGFSNKTGTEADLVTEVVNEIWSQLNRKSSSVLKGLVGMERRIEQIESSLCIDSLDVYGVGIWGMGGIGKTTLADAVFHRLSSKFEASCFLGNVREKSAKEDGLVRLRNTLLCEILKENDLNIGTPTIGLDHVRKRMRGTKVLIVLDDVNDSNQINFLAGVPDQFGPGSRIIITTRDKSVLQKSVEQNKIYEVQELNSDEAFQLLHSSAFGNNISRVDCAELSKIVVDYCGGIPLALQSLGSSFLHCESKEDWLDEWKEFPREKIWEVLRSSYDGLKEIEKEIFLDIACFYQGKDVYIVKELLDILGFRASVINVLIDKSLISISTSNSLQMHNLLQEMGRAIVHKQCNEEPEKCSRLFVDEDFNRELKTNTGSAMLQAIFFNRSANHADFAKKYDLRLLYVYNSSRNKYCKVKVSLPDSLAYLDWEGYPFNSLPSKLSPENLVEIQMRNSQVEQLEGQNLINLRVMDLGLSKHLMEVPDLSQSPNIEHINLSGTAIKSVPASIGNLKSLEELDLSGTAITCLPASIKEASRLICLRLTNCRSLESLPELPGVRWLQAHGCTSLKKVLSSKTALTLGWDEYKNSQGLQEQLTFSNCIGMGWDAWCDILTDSQIRIVRMAIALSKHFKQEDIEVASHLEFEDESKEYVFRSPFCVVCSGNIIPRWFPYEVHKSVLQIKLGPNFFSTDFLGFAYSVVVAFKNYNVGGSLRLGCKINFKGRGDHCIYHRSCMVAEYGEINECKFDEPHSFVWFSTLDHVKQGSYNGVTEAIFDFYPIVDDLPHGGAIDCSKIEVTMCGVYPMYARYMWFSYSMNRQF, from the exons ATGGAGTTCATTGGGTtctttcaagttttcatcatcGTCACCGCCATCATTACTCTGTTGTACACGTGCTTCAGATCATTAAAATTTTCTTGTTGGCCTTTTTatacttctttttcttcttctgcggACGACGACGATGATGATATCCCAGCCCCTCGAGAAAAGTATGATGGTGATGATATCCCACCCCCAAAGTATGATGTGTTTATTAGTTTCAGAGGTGAGGACACCCGCACTACTATTACTAGCCATCTTCACCGTGCCTTACTCCAGAAGAAAATTGAAACCTACATAGATAACAGACTTGTGAGCGGGGGTGAAATTGCACCTGCCCTTCTAGAAGCAATCGAGAAATCTACGCTTTCCTTGGTCATTTTCTCACAAAACTATGCATCTTCCACCTGGTGTTTGGATGAACTAGCACATATACTACACTGCAGGGAAAAATATGGCCAGTTGGTTATACCTATTTTTTACGGCACCGATCCATCAACGGTACGAAAACAAAAGGGGAGTTATGAAGTTGCATTTGCTCAACTTGAAAAACGCTTCAAGGGCAATATCGGCAAGGTGAACGTGTGGAGGGATGCTTTGACGACTGCAGCTAATCTATCTGGCTTCTCAAACAAAACAGG GACGGAGGCCGATTTAGTTACGGAAGTTGTAAACGAAATTTGGAGCCAGTTGAATAGAAAATCGTCAAGTGTTTTAAAGGGCCTTGTTGGAATGGAAAGACGCATTGAACAAATCGAGTCATCATTATGCATAGATTCACTTGACGTATACGGTGTAGGTATTTGGGGCATGGGTGGCATTGGCAAGACCACCCTTGCTGATGCTGTATTTCATCGACTCTCTTCTAAATTTGAAGCTTCTTGTTTTCTTGGAAATGTTAGGGAGAAATCAGCAAAAGAAGATGGACTAGTTCGCCTGCGAAACACACTTCTTTGTGAGATATTAAAGGAAAATGATCTAAACATCGGCACTCCGACTATAGGATTAGATCATGTTAGAAAGAGGATGCGAGGTACGAAGGtcctcattgttcttgatgatgtAAATGATTCAAACCAAATAAATTTTCTTGCTGGAGTTCCTGACCAGTTCGGCCCCGGAAGTAGAATAATTATAACAACTAGAGATAAGAGCGTACTTCAGAAAAGTGTTGAACAGAATAAGATATACGAGGTTCAGGAATTAAATTCTGATGAAGCTTTTCAACTTCTTCATTCGAGTGCTTTTGGAAATAACATTTCTAGAGTCGATTGTGCAGAGTTGTCAAAAATTGTGGTAGATTATTGTGGAGGGATTCCATTAGCTCTTCAAAGTTTGGGTTCCTCATTCCTTCACTGTGAGAGCAAAGAAGATTGGCTGGATGAATGGAAAGAATTTCCGAGAGAAAAGATCTGGGAAGTGTTGAGATCAAGTTATGATGGATTAAAAGAAATTGAGAAGGAGATATTTCTTGATATAGCATGTTTTTATCAAGGGAAAGATGTGTACATTGTAAAAGAACTGCTAGATATACTTGGCTTTCGTGCTTCGGTAATTAATGTTCTGATTGATAAGtctctcatatcaatttcaacaaGTAACAGCCTGCAGATGCATAATTTGTTACAAGAAATGGGTAGGGCAATTGTTCACAAACAATGTAATGAAGAGCCCGAAAAATGCAGTAGGTTATTTGTTGATGAGGATTTCAATCGGGAATTGAAAACTAATACG GGAAGTGCAATGCTACAAGCCATTTTCTTTAACAGGTCTGCGAATCATGCAGACTTTGCAAAGAAGTATGATCTAAGGTTGCTATACGTTTATAACTCCAGCCGTAACAAGTACTGCAAAGTAAAAGTTTCTCTTCCCGATTCTCTAGCCTATCTTGACTGGGAGGGATACCCTTTCAACTCTTTGCCATCAAAACTTAGTCCGGAAAATCTTGTTGAGATTCAAATGCGGAACAGCCAAGTTGAGCAACTTGAAGGCCAG AATCTCATAAACTTAAGAGTGATGGATCTTGGTCTGTCCAAGCATCTGATGGAAGTTCCAGATCTCTCCCAAAGTCCAAACATCGAGCATATAAATTTGAGTGGAACCGCAATTAAAAGCGTACCTGCAAGCATTGGTAATTTGAAATCTCTTGAGGAACTTGATCTGAGTGGAACTGCGATCACGTGCCTACCTGCAAGCATCAAAGAAGCTTCTCGGCTGATTTGTCTGCGGCTAACCAATTGCAGGAGCCTTGAATCTTTACCAGAGCTCCCAGGGGTACGTTGGCTTCAAGCACATGGCTGCACATCACTCAAGAAAGTGTTGAGCTCAAAGACTGCCCTTACATTAGGTTGGGATGAATATAAAAATTCTCAAGGACTTCAAGAGCAACTTACATTTTCAAATTGCATAGGAATGGGATGGGATGCTTGGTGTGATATATTGACTGATTCGCAGATTAGAATTGTGCGAATGGCAATTGCATTGTCAAAGCACTTTAAACAAGAAGATATTGAAGTAGCATCTCATCTTGAATTTGAAGACGAAAGTAAA GAGTATGTTTTTAGATCTCCATTCTGCGTTGTATGTTCTGGAAATATAATTCCAAGATGGTTCCCGTATGAAGTTCATAAATCGGTACTACAGATCAAACTTGGTCCAAACTTCTTTAGCACTGATTTTTTGGGTTTCGCCTATTCGGTTGTTGTTGCATTCAAGAATTATAATGTTGGAGGGAGTTTGAGGCTTGGATGTAAAATCAATTTCAAAGGCCGTGGTGATCATTGTATCTATCATCGGAGTTGCATGGTTGCCGAATATGGAgaaatcaatgagtgcaagttTGATGAGCCTCACTCGTTCGTCTGGTTTAGCACCCTTGACCATGTAAAGCAAGGAAGCTACAATGGCGTCACCGAGGCCATATTTGACTTCTACCCAATAGTAGATGATCTTCCTCATGGCGGAGCCATTGATTGTTCCAAGATTGAGGTGACAATGTGTGGGGTCTACCCAATGTATGCTAGATATATGTGGTTTTCGTACAGCATGAATCGGCAGTTCTGA